The DNA sequence GTCGTAGATGGCATTGAAGATGGCTGCGGCTCTGACCAGCACAAGTTCTCTTTCCGAGTGGGTCAGTCTGGCCCAGAATGTAGCAGCAGCCCCTCCCCGGGAACAGGTATTGGTGCAGGGACAGGGAATGTTGGTGGGCACCCCATTTGCCTCATAGACCTCAAGCGGTGTGGGATCTGAGTCTGGCGTTAGAGGAACTGTTGGGGCAGCCTGCCTGGAAGCTCTCCCAGGCTGCCGGTGATGATTGGCCTGGAGGTTTGGATAACTGCCCGGCCAACTTTCCAACATCATAAGCTCAGCCCCTTGGTTCTGATTCCTGTCTATAAAATGAGTTGTTGTGCATGTTAAATGAGAATGTACCTGACACTCTTGGCACATGTCTGTCTTCCTGGGAGAAGGAGGGCTGGAAAGACTGAGTTGAACCTGGTGCTGGATGAGACAGGCAGCCTGGAAGTGGGACACAATCTAGGACAGGATGAGGGACTGATGGAGAGAGCAACTTCCAGCTAGatggtagtgtttgcctgtaatcCCGGCAGGTGCTAGGGAGGCGGAGGTAGACAGAGCTCAGGGCTCAATAGCCTTGGTTACTCAACAGACTTGAGGGAACATCATAGGTTATAAGACTATCTCATCCTGCCCCATGAGGGGACAGCCTCCTGCAGGGAGGAGAGCAGTAGACGGTGTTACTCAGGGATGCCAGGAGGGGTTCTCATGCTGACAATTTAGGCAAAATTTGGCAACTTGACCAAGGCCAGAAAAAAGCAGGGTGAGCCAGACCAGTGCTAAGAGGCCAGACCTGGATCCTGTCTGTCTTTTAGCAGCTCTGGTTGAAAAGCCTTTCCTTTCCACAGAGAGCGGCCTGCTCACCGTCCCCTTGGGGCCCAGTGAAGCAAGAAACACAGACACGCTGGACAAACTACGGCAGGCGGTGGGTGGATGaggtgggagcagggagggaagagcAGGCCCGGCTGAGGTGGCTGGCCCACTGACCTGGTGACCTCTTACCCCCACACCCAAGGTGATGGAGCTGTCTGAACAGGTGCTGCAGATGCGGGAGGGACTGCAGTCACTTCGCCAGGCTGTGCAGCTCATCCTGGTGCCCCAAGGGGAAGGCCAGTGTCCCCGGGGATCAGGAGAGGAGCCGTGCCCAGCCACCACCTCTGGGCTCCTACAACCCCTGCGTGTGGACACTGGGGCATCATCCTACTGCCTGCAGCCCCCAGCAGGTTCAGTTTTGAGTGGGACCTGGCCTCACCCCCGTCCAGGGCACCCCCCTCCACTCATGGCGCCATGGCCCTGGGGCCCCCCAGCATCTCAGAGCTCCCCTTGGCCTCGAGCCACAGCATTATGGACTTCCACCTCAGACTCGGAGCCCCCTGGCTCTGGAGATCTCTGCTCTGAGCCCAGCACACCAGCCTCACCCCCTCCTCCTGAGGAAGGGGCTAGGATTGGGACCCCAGCACCTGTGAGCCAGGCTGAGGCTACAAGTACTGGAGAGCCCCCTCCGGGGTCAGGGGGCCGAGCCTTGCCCTGGGATCCCCACAGCCTAGAGATGGTGCTCATTGGCTGCCACGGTCCTGGCACAGTCCAGTGGACCCAGGAAGAAGGCACAGGGGTCTGACTGCGGCCGGGATGAGTACTACAAATGCCTGCCACCTGCTGCTCCACCTAGCCTCGCAGGGCTGCTCAGGGCAGGGagcctgagggaggaggagggtgagctgGAGCCTCAGGCAGGCCCCAGGCTAGGGATCCACGGGTTTTGCTCCACTGACCTGCTTGTCCGCCATTTGCCTGCCAGATGGGGGCAGAGGTCTGAGGACAGGGAGGGGTTCTGCCATTCCTTGCATGTGCCCATCTCCACTGTCCTCatgttttttatattaaaaaacataaaaaaataataataaaaaagaagctaCTTTGGAACTCAGtactttttatttacaaaaacaaaaacaaaaaggagtctAAAGCTGACTCACTGGAGACACAGGAGTGACAATGGTGGCAATGGTGGGGCTCTGGCTCAGGGGAGGCACAGGGGTCCCAGCCTCTCCTGGCTTCCCCATGGTGACCCCACCTTGCCTCAAAGGCTCAATCAATGGGCCAGCAGTTGGGCCTCCACTCCCCACTCTGGGTACAAGAGTTTTCCAGGAGCCTGAGTTCCCAGCTCAAGGGAGCTGGaatgacagggaaactgaggccggaGAATGCCCTGGTTTCTGCTACTGCCTCACTGTGGTGTGATCTTGGCAGCCTCAGCCCGGATGAGGGCAATGAGGTCCTGGTTGATGAGGAAGACGAATCGCAGGCTGGCGATCTgggcaggagagaaagatggCTGAGTCTAGAGGAGGGACAGAGCCACATCCATGGCCCAGTCTGTCAGGCAGCAGGTGAGACATCCTCCTCCACCCTGGACTCACCTCCACCACAGAGTTGTTGCTAAGGCGCCACTTGGAGCCACACAGCACAGGCCGCCCATCAATATAGATGGGCCGCCGGCCCTCATTGGCAATGAAGAAGTCACCATTGTTTTTCAGTTTGATGACACCtgtagaggcagaaaggaaaagaaatgacaagacagagacaaacaggagaCAGCCAAgtgtccctctgcttcctgggtattAAGATGTGCAGGCACTTGTGGCCCCAAGGTAGAGATCTCAAAGGACCAACTCCTTTGGCCTTCCTCACTAAGTCATAAGGATAGTCTAGGCCCCATGGCTTAGGGCTACAAAAGCCAGGGAGAGGCTCAGAGGAGACCCTTCCTGCTCCCGTGGAGGGGCAGAGTGGGCATACCTTGCTTTCGGGAGATCTTCCAAGCCGGACCCTCTAGAGACAAGTCCACATCAATCTGGTTGTCCTTGGTTGCTCTGCCCAGGGTTATCTGGGAAAATGGTGGAGGTGAGGGCTAGGTCAAGGAATGAGGAAAAGAAGCCCCACGAGGCCAGGGAAAGACAAGAAATCAAGGATGGGGCAGAGAAAGGGACAATAGAGAGGGTGCCTAGGCAGGTGAGGACAGTGACAGCTTGTCTCACCTCACGAGAGCGCATTAGGTACCGCACCATGCGGCCCCGCAACACAGCCAGGGTCTGGTTGTCGAAGTCTGGAGAGCTCATGCCTGAGAGAAGAGCAGGGTCAGTAAGGTAGCAAAGGCCTACCACGTCAGGGCCGGGGCAGGGCCACAGGGAATGGCCCTAGGCAACAGCATGCCCAGACAGGCAAGGGACGGGCTCCATGGGACAACAGTGCCGCCTCACCTGTGATGCTGTCCACTAGCACCTGCCACTTATGCAGTTCCTGTTCCAGCTGCCGGATCTCTCGTTTCTGGCGCCGGTCAGCCACTGTCAGCTCTGAGGTGAAGTGAAATAAGAAGAGACTCTGGTGCCACCAGCACCTTGAACTGGTCCTCTCTGTTCCAGTAAGAGCTTCCGTTCCCACCCTGTCCCCAGCAGGGCAGACTTACCATGTTCCAGGACTTCATCTCGCATGTCCCTGAGTATCAAAAAGGATTTGTCATTAGCAGGCCCCTGCTACCTGGCCCACCACAGCACCCCAGGCTTCTCAGCCAAGGGGCTCAGAAAGTTGTTCAAGCCTTAGCCTAGCCCTGGGACTAGGGTGGGGGGAACGGGAAGGCAGTGAGCTGAAGCGGCCCCCACAGGAGAGGGTGCAGCAGGGTGGCTAAGCCCAGTAGCTGCAACTGAAGCGGCTGCTGGGCAGCCTGGTGTGCCCGACAACGTGGAGTGAACCCTCTCCAGGAACTCACTTGAGCTTACTGTCGTCAATCAGGTCCTCTGCATCTGAGAAGTTGAGCACTTGGTCCCCCTTAGGCAGTGGCTGCACTGAATAGACAACAAAGGCGTATAAATGTGGGGGGttcctcctccagccccagctgcccCACAGCCAGGGGAGTGGAGCAGCCAGGGGGACGGACACAGCCCTGCTGCAGCCAAAGCCACAGAGGGATCACAGTCCCAAGCAGCTGACACTCTAACTTGATACCACTTAACTTGGGACAGAGGCGGGTCAAGACAACTATAGCTGACCTACACGGGCTTCTGCTCACTTGTCAAGTCTTAAGCTAAGTGGGAGGGCTGCTCAGCTCCTGTGTACATGTGAGGGGAGTAACAGAGGCAGACTAAACTCTGACCCCAGTCAGGGCACAGCCAGGACCAAACTGCTCCCCAGCCTTCTGACCAACCAAGAGACATGGACCACTGGAAGGCGCTGCCTGAGAGCTGCTGCTACCTCAGTCTATAGGGAATGACCTCCTTATGGGCCATGCAGTTAGCGTTATTGTTTTCAAAGGATAAAATGGAGCAGGATAATTAATATTAGAACCTATCAAGTATGTTGTTTCATCAAAGTTTTCAACTATCTCTGGCTAGAATGGAAGAGGCCAGGGTGCCCAGAATATAAGAGCTTGCAGAGCTTGGCCAGAGGTGCCCCCCACTGTGGAGCTCCCCACCACCTGCCGAGCTCCCCTGCCCCCcagagctccccccacccccggagcTGCTCTGCAGGGCAGCCAGCAGCTACAGCTGAGGGTAAGGTGAGGTatgcacaggcaggcagcagagctcTACCCTGTCAGACTGTGGGGACAGAAGAGTAGGTTGTCCACTCCCACCAAGCCGCCTTCTACCAGGTCTGCTTGAAATCCAGGACTCTAAATGTGTGACTAACCTGCTAGCTAAGCCAAGAAAACTGCCTGATCCTGGGGACACCCAGCTCTAAGCAACAAATGAGAAACTGAAACTCTTGGGGGAgattattttacacacacacacacacacacacacacacacacacacacacacacacacacacggctttcAGGGAACAACAATTGCCAGAATCATGACAAAAGAAGCAGGGATAAACCATGCTGCAAACCTATAGTTCCAgttcttgggagacagaggcaggaggtcagCCTTGGCTGGAGAAAACCAAgactcaaaaaacccaaaccaaaccaaaccaaaaaaaaccccaaacagcaacaacaaaaagagggaACAAGCTGGctttaaaacagtaaaaattaatGCTGTCTAGCAAATGTCCTGTGAGGATTACACGAGAGGTAAGGCAGCAAGACCCCGGAGCACTAACACCCGGGGACACATGTCCTACCATCCTGCTGAGGCCATCTTTTTGAACCTGAGCTGCAGGAGCATGCTAGGGCAAGGAAGGGCTTTCCTCCCAGAACAGCAGGAAGAGCTATGGTGGTGCAGTGCAGCAGGGAGTGGATTCTGCCACAGAGTGGGCCTGAACCCTACGAACCAGAAGCTGGGTCACAGTCCCCTGCAGGCCTCCTACAGTCCAACCAGGTGGCTTTCCTAGCTTGGTGGTGAGACGGGTGGCAGAAGAGGAGGCCCCTTAGGGAAGAGGACGGATGGGGCCTAAATATGAAGTCCTGCTGGGGATTTTAGGGGTAAACCACCTGACTGGTCGCACAGACTCCCTGGTCCAGGAGCACGGCAATGGAAGGAGGATGCAGGATGGAAAGAAAGCCAGGGTGAGaagcgggtggggtggggtggggagtgactAGAGATGACATGCCCAGTTTGCTCCAGTTTTCATGCTCCCCATAAATAACACACTAACGTACTGTTCATGTGATGGCCAAATatgtcaagaaacaaaacaaaacaaacctaaacaaGAAGTAGTAATACTAACTACTATTTGGACTTTTTGGCTCAGGATAGCAGGCAAACTGGTTCCCCATCCGTGATGCCAAAGGCCTGCCAGCACTACAAGGCAGCAGgttctgttgctgctgttttggcAAATGGAGGTGAGGGGGACACGGGGCTGCTGAGAACTCTTACAGGACGCTGGCAGGCAGCTGCACCTGCAGCACTTGGCACACGTTCCCACACctgaacacccgactgctctgcCGCAGCTCCTGGGGTGTTCATTACCTGTCTGATCCTCGAGTAGGTAATACTGCTTCATGAGCTGCCAGTGGGCCTGCAGAGCCTTGGCAGTACGAGCCAGGTAGAAGGCATCGGGGTGTCTATGCAGCAAGTCCTGGAAGGTCTCCAAGGTGGGCTGGCTGGTCTGGAGATTAGAGATACTCTCTtcatgcctgggttttctcattCCTACCCCATCCCTGTCCCCATTCCTGTCCCCAGGGCCTCCCCAGGAACTGGAAAAAGCAACAGTCACCAGGGGGCCAGGCATGGTTTCTCTCAAGACCGGTCACAAAGACCCCTGCAGATGTGTGCAGACCCCAGCCGGGGCAGACAGGACTCCCTACACTGGCAGTTTCCCATCGGCCCAGCACATGCCCTGCCCACTTACTGATCCGACTTTGCTCAGCAGCTGCTCCTCAGCCTTGCTGAACAGGGCCTTGCTCTGAATGGCTGCAATGGCTTCTGGGTGTAACTGCCTCATGGCCTGGCAAGCCAGCCTGtacatgggaaggaagaaaggaaggggaaaactgAAAAGGAGGCGTCAAGTCATCCAGGGTTCCTACTCCCCGATAACCTACAAGCCTTTGGATGCAGAGATTCTGAGCCTAGAGGTCTGTGGTAGATATGACCAGGGCATGGTCCAATGAGGGAGCCCGGGAACCGGGAACCACACTCTCCAACTCCAGCCTACAGCTGCTcaaggttcaaggccagtctggtctacagagtaagctctCCATTagccacacagagagaccccaGCCCAAAGCAAGCACACAAGAGGCCGGCTTCTGAGACACCCTGGGATCAGCTGTAGCTCTCTTCCCAGCCCTTCCTCATTACCCACTGCCCACGGCCTCCTTTTTCCAAGCTGAGGCCAAGCCATTTTCTGGTCTCTCGGGACTATGGCTACAGCTTGAGTAGGTGGCAGGGCTGTGGAGGAGTAGAAGATGGGTGTTCAGATTCAAACCAAGCTCTGAGGACACTGAATTAAGTAACTGAGAAGGAGTATGGTAGATATGTGCAAGAGCTTATTTGAAACTTAGCTAAAACTAGAAGGGTCTTGAGGCTTTTATGTCAGTGTCTGtttcagtgtctgtctctgtctgtctctgtttctgtctctctcatttgttttagagacagagtttttctctgTAGtcgtggctgtcctagaaatcactctgtagagcaggctagcctccaattcagccaactgcctttgcctcctgagtacaggaAAGTCAGATCCCTCTTCATATCAGGACCCGTGGGAGGCCAGAGTGGACAGTTCAGAAGTGACCCAAGGCACATACTGGTGGAACTGAGGCTCTTGGCATTTGTAAGCATTTATGTCCTATGCCAGGACGCTGACCTCCATCTGGGACTAGCAGAGGTTAAGGAAAGGAGATGCTCCAGAATGCCCAGCAGGTCCCAGGTTTCCCCAGAGGCTACAAGGCTCCATGGCCCTGCCTCCCATGACCCTCCTTTGGGCCCTGGTTGAATCTAGCCCTTCTATACCTAGTTCCAAATTTGGGGGCCCCCAGCCCTCCCCTCTCCTAAGCCCACTCACTTGGAGATGACAGGGTCGTAGAGCAGGGCGTACCAGCGCTCCTGAACTTCCCGAAGGGTGAAGCGGCAGCTGAACTTCACACCCAGGTGGACAGATGTCAGGTCATTAGTCTGCAAGACCCCAGAATGGTTTGctccagtcccagcactgggaagaatCCTTCCCTTGGAAGTCACAGGGTTCTGCTAAGCTAGTATGGGGACTGGAAATTGgaggataggagggagggagcCCCAGTCCCATGGTGGGTACCTGCAGCACAGCATTGATGAGGAGGAGGTCATCTGCAGGCTTCCATCGGCCCAGATCCTTGGTCACCTGAAGTGGCTGTTTGCTTTTCTTCACACGCTTGGTCAGCCCAGGGGttggggcagggctgggaggtACAGGAGTACTGGGAGCCTTGGATACCTGGGTACAGGACGGGCTCACAGTGAACTCAGAGCTGGTATCAGAAGAGCTGGGGCTTCGGACCTACTGCGTCACATACTGTGACCGCCGCAGGCTCCGACAACACCAGGGAGTCAAGCTGAGAGCGGAGTTTTCTAATGCCCACCCCCGCCCAAGTCCTAGTTCTTGACCGGGTGGGGTCCTCTCTCTGCTTGTGGCGCCCTCAGCCccagaacggggggggggggggggggggagaggggggagggaaggatgcCAGGAAACTACTCTTGCTCTGCACTGTCTGGGGCCAGAGCAATGCCACCTGGGGGTTATTTTTACACCCTGCAATGCTGGGAACAAGCTGTCTGCTCCCAGAATAGATACGAGCTCCCTGCCTCCCACACGGAATGCGATCCAGGATGCACTGGCAAGCGAGGGATGCAGCAAGGGAGGGAgtaggagagacaggagggaggggtcTAGGATGGGGGCAGAGCAGTGCAGTCCCCAGCAGGC is a window from the Mus pahari chromosome 17, PAHARI_EIJ_v1.1, whole genome shotgun sequence genome containing:
- the Mcrs1 gene encoding microspherule protein 1 isoform X2; protein product: MASGTASRSEDEESLAGQKRASSQALGTIPKRRSSSRFIKRKKFDDELVESSLAKSSTRVKGAGGVESGRCSGSEPSSSEKKKVSKAPSTPVPPSPAPTPGLTKRVKKSKQPLQVTKDLGRWKPADDLLLINAVLQTNDLTSVHLGVKFSCRFTLREVQERWYALLYDPVISKLACQAMRQLHPEAIAAIQSKALFSKAEEQLLSKVGSTSQPTLETFQDLLHRHPDAFYLARTAKALQAHWQLMKQYYLLEDQTVQPLPKGDQVLNFSDAEDLIDDSKLKDMRDEVLEHELTVADRRQKREIRQLEQELHKWQVLVDSITGMSSPDFDNQTLAVLRGRMVRYLMRSREITLGRATKDNQIDVDLSLEGPAWKISRKQGVIKLKNNGDFFIANEGRRPIYIDGRPVLCGSKWRLSNNSVVEIASLRFVFLINQDLIALIRAEAAKITPQ
- the Mcrs1 gene encoding microspherule protein 1 isoform X1 → MDKDSQGLLDSSLMASGTASRSEDEESLAGQKRASSQALGTIPKRRSSSRFIKRKKFDDELVESSLAKSSTRVKGAGGVESGRCSGSEPSSSEKKKVSKAPSTPVPPSPAPTPGLTKRVKKSKQPLQVTKDLGRWKPADDLLLINAVLQTNDLTSVHLGVKFSCRFTLREVQERWYALLYDPVISKLACQAMRQLHPEAIAAIQSKALFSKAEEQLLSKVGSTSQPTLETFQDLLHRHPDAFYLARTAKALQAHWQLMKQYYLLEDQTVQPLPKGDQVLNFSDAEDLIDDSKLKDMRDEVLEHELTVADRRQKREIRQLEQELHKWQVLVDSITGMSSPDFDNQTLAVLRGRMVRYLMRSREITLGRATKDNQIDVDLSLEGPAWKISRKQGVIKLKNNGDFFIANEGRRPIYIDGRPVLCGSKWRLSNNSVVEIASLRFVFLINQDLIALIRAEAAKITPQ